Proteins encoded within one genomic window of Nitrospinaceae bacterium:
- a CDS encoding amino acid carrier protein, whose translation MIPIVSIIEVINAFVWGPWMMVFLVGTGVWLTFGTGLVQFRKLGFAWKMLYRSVRGKDLEDDSTPGEITPFQALMMALSATVGNGNIAGVAAAISIGGPGAPVWMWLTGIFGMATKFAEVVLGIKYRQIQPDGTIAGGPMYFLEHGLGLKWTAWLFALFGAIAAFGIGNMVQANSVALVFRTELGVPQWISGLFLAGMTYLVIIGGVKRIGHVAEILVPIMLLIYIAGGLTLILMRISEVPAAFHLIFDSAFNGQAAVGGFAGAGVSQALRYGVARGIFSNEAGLGTASIAHGAARVREPVRQGSIAMLGVFIDTMIVNTITTLAIVLSGVWTTGLTSTALTAKGFTTVLGPLGGWIVAFGSITFGYSTLLTWSYYGLSCVNYISGVRASLIYRWAWCIVIVIGALFSSDLLWVKFVWDLADTINGAMAIPNLIGLLGLSMIVFSDTNVYFPLGGKKSQTPPSPHNVEGILDERFLQSRLDSLGMTQMEKYLELFRQTHTRTIGQIESNWHNQNFDSLRGEAHTLKGAASALGMAGLSTLSAKIEELAAQENAGELEIFLDFIRPEFLETLENIEMFFDSKKS comes from the coding sequence TTGATCCCCATCGTTTCCATCATCGAGGTAATCAACGCCTTCGTCTGGGGGCCCTGGATGATGGTCTTTCTCGTCGGGACCGGCGTCTGGCTCACCTTCGGCACCGGGCTGGTACAATTTCGAAAACTCGGCTTCGCCTGGAAAATGCTGTACCGCAGTGTTCGGGGAAAAGATCTAGAAGACGATTCCACACCCGGCGAAATCACCCCGTTCCAGGCATTGATGATGGCCCTTTCGGCTACGGTGGGTAACGGTAATATCGCCGGGGTCGCCGCAGCAATCAGCATCGGTGGCCCAGGGGCTCCGGTCTGGATGTGGTTAACCGGTATTTTCGGGATGGCCACCAAATTTGCGGAGGTCGTCCTCGGCATCAAGTACCGCCAAATACAACCGGATGGAACAATAGCCGGTGGGCCAATGTATTTCCTAGAGCACGGCCTCGGGCTTAAATGGACGGCCTGGCTTTTCGCGCTATTTGGCGCCATCGCCGCCTTTGGTATCGGCAACATGGTTCAGGCCAATTCTGTGGCCCTGGTGTTTCGGACCGAACTCGGCGTACCCCAGTGGATATCAGGCCTTTTCCTGGCGGGAATGACCTATCTGGTCATCATCGGCGGGGTAAAAAGAATCGGTCATGTTGCGGAGATTCTCGTTCCCATCATGTTGCTTATATACATCGCGGGGGGGCTGACGCTTATCCTCATGAGAATTTCAGAGGTTCCCGCCGCTTTCCATCTGATTTTCGATAGCGCCTTCAACGGCCAGGCCGCTGTCGGCGGATTCGCTGGCGCTGGCGTGAGCCAAGCCCTGCGCTACGGTGTTGCGCGGGGCATATTTTCGAACGAAGCGGGGCTAGGCACCGCCTCGATCGCCCATGGCGCCGCCCGGGTGCGAGAGCCAGTTCGCCAGGGCAGCATCGCCATGCTCGGCGTATTCATCGACACCATGATCGTAAACACCATTACCACGCTGGCCATCGTTCTCTCCGGGGTGTGGACAACCGGGCTCACAAGCACCGCCCTTACCGCCAAGGGGTTCACCACCGTTCTGGGGCCGCTGGGCGGCTGGATTGTAGCGTTCGGCTCAATCACTTTCGGCTACAGCACGCTCCTCACCTGGTCATATTACGGCTTGAGTTGCGTGAACTATATTAGCGGTGTGCGGGCCTCCCTCATCTATCGATGGGCTTGGTGCATCGTGATTGTCATCGGTGCGCTTTTTTCGAGTGATTTACTTTGGGTCAAATTCGTCTGGGATCTGGCGGACACTATCAACGGCGCCATGGCGATACCGAATCTGATCGGTCTTTTGGGACTGAGTATGATCGTGTTCTCAGATACCAACGTTTACTTCCCACTTGGCGGGAAAAAATCACAAACCCCTCCCTCCCCTCACAACGTGGAAGGAATCCTCGACGAAAGATTCTTGCAAAGCCGGCTGGATTCGCTGGGCATGACACAAATGGAAAAATATCTAGAGTTGTTCCGGCAGACACACACAAGAACGATAGGCCAGATTGAATCGAACTGGCACAACCAGAATTTCGATTCGCTCCGCGGAGAAGCTCACACCCTGAAAGGGGCGGCATCGGCCTTGGGTATGGCCGGGCTGAGCACACTTTCGGCGAAAATTGAAGAGTTGGCCGCTCAGGAAAATGCGGGCGAGCTTGAAATTTTTCTGGATTTCATTCGGCCGGAATTTCTAGAAACGCTGGAAAACATCGAAATGTTTTTCGATTCAAAGAAGAGTTGA
- a CDS encoding response regulator gives MAAHKLLLVDDEVVGLEIMKDLLESSGYQIETAQSGTEALEKFSPEIDLIVLDVMLPGMDGYEVAEQVRSHATHGDVPIIFLTALKSEEDKGKAIKAGASDFVTKPVDIEDMEKRIAHLLEKVD, from the coding sequence ATGGCCGCACACAAATTACTTCTCGTCGATGATGAGGTTGTCGGCCTCGAAATCATGAAGGACCTGCTTGAATCATCCGGCTATCAGATTGAAACGGCTCAAAGCGGCACCGAGGCGTTGGAGAAATTCTCGCCCGAAATTGACCTCATCGTTCTCGATGTCATGCTCCCAGGCATGGATGGCTACGAAGTGGCAGAACAAGTGAGATCTCACGCCACCCATGGAGATGTTCCCATTATTTTCCTCACCGCCTTGAAATCTGAGGAGGACAAGGGAAAAGCCATTAAGGCAGGCGCAAGTGATTTCGTTACAAAGCCGGTTGACATCGAAGATATGGAAAAAAGAATTGCTCATTTACTAGAGAAAGTTGACTAG
- a CDS encoding transporter substrate-binding domain-containing protein produces MPAKIIVAIALFVSLFSAPLLVDSKAANNSLDFLTLEERIWLAEHPILRLAPDPEFAPIEFIDKKGRFRGMAADFLAQVEKILGIHFTIVRLKSWDEVLRRAQTREIDMFGAATNTPIRSEYMTFTKPYIVLPGSIIVRNDVEGSFDMKKIQGMKVAVVSGYMWQEFIQKDYPNFKFNLVPDIQTGLRQVSFGTSDAFVGNLATATHYIHEEKITNLRVAGNTGYSAPLATGVRKDWPILISILEKSLNRISPEDKKKIKDKWISLKQQPWALEKSIMVGIIVFFMLAAFVSTDKYVHERIKSREAIEHSKEMIARAGKLSSLGTLTAGAAHEILNPANIVGMHAQRLMRTNEEGSREYKSAKVIYDSVGRINQICDDLRRFSRNEPTAFKPFNPNKITRNSLNLLLHELRLESIRVELNVDNEDQQISGDPNQIQQVLFNLIGNAKDAMPNGGNLIITTLETSKENKKWWECRVMDTGSGIPEDIMPNLFDPFFTTKPEDKGTGLGLSVTYGIIENHGGAIWAESKTGSGSTFIIQLPAHGTA; encoded by the coding sequence ATGCCCGCAAAGATCATTGTCGCCATAGCCTTATTCGTGTCTTTATTTTCAGCGCCTTTACTCGTTGATTCCAAGGCCGCCAACAACAGCCTGGACTTCCTCACCCTTGAGGAGCGTATCTGGCTGGCCGAGCACCCGATACTCCGCCTCGCCCCCGATCCGGAATTCGCCCCGATAGAATTTATCGACAAAAAGGGCCGATTTAGGGGGATGGCAGCCGACTTTTTGGCACAGGTCGAAAAAATACTTGGAATCCATTTCACCATTGTCCGCCTAAAAAGCTGGGATGAGGTTCTCAGAAGGGCACAGACCCGAGAAATTGACATGTTTGGAGCGGCGACCAATACCCCCATCCGCTCCGAATACATGACATTCACGAAGCCTTACATAGTCCTTCCCGGATCTATAATTGTTCGTAACGATGTGGAGGGTTCCTTCGATATGAAAAAAATTCAAGGAATGAAAGTCGCCGTCGTATCGGGATATATGTGGCAGGAATTTATACAAAAAGACTATCCGAATTTCAAATTTAACCTCGTCCCGGATATCCAAACCGGACTGAGGCAAGTTTCTTTTGGCACCTCAGATGCATTCGTCGGCAACCTTGCAACGGCGACCCATTACATCCACGAAGAAAAAATTACCAACCTTCGCGTTGCCGGAAATACCGGCTATTCCGCCCCTCTCGCAACTGGCGTCCGAAAAGACTGGCCGATTTTGATATCAATCCTGGAAAAATCTTTAAATAGGATCTCTCCTGAGGACAAGAAGAAAATAAAAGATAAGTGGATCAGTTTAAAACAACAACCATGGGCACTAGAGAAAAGCATTATGGTTGGAATTATCGTTTTTTTCATGTTAGCCGCCTTCGTCAGCACTGATAAATATGTACACGAGCGTATTAAATCCAGAGAAGCCATCGAGCACAGCAAGGAAATGATCGCTCGGGCCGGAAAACTCTCATCCCTTGGCACGCTAACGGCGGGCGCGGCGCACGAAATCCTGAACCCGGCCAACATCGTCGGCATGCACGCCCAGAGATTAATGAGGACAAATGAAGAGGGAAGCCGCGAATATAAATCGGCCAAGGTGATTTACGATAGCGTTGGGCGCATCAACCAGATATGCGACGACCTACGCCGTTTCTCCAGGAACGAGCCCACCGCCTTCAAACCTTTCAATCCGAACAAAATCACGCGAAATTCGCTGAACCTTCTTCTTCATGAACTTCGCCTCGAAAGCATTCGAGTTGAATTAAATGTCGACAACGAAGACCAGCAAATATCGGGTGACCCCAATCAGATTCAACAAGTACTTTTCAATCTAATCGGAAATGCGAAAGACGCCATGCCCAATGGCGGCAATTTAATAATTACAACCCTAGAGACAAGCAAGGAGAATAAGAAGTGGTGGGAATGCCGCGTGATGGATACGGGCTCCGGAATACCGGAGGACATCATGCCCAACCTTTTCGACCCATTCTTCACCACAAAACCCGAAGACAAGGGCACCGGCCTGGGTCTTTCGGTTACTTACGGGATAATCGAAAATCATGGCGGCGCCATATGGGCCGAAAGTAAAACAGGAAGCGGCTCTACATTTATTATCCAACTTCCGGCTCATGGCACAGCATGA
- a CDS encoding Gfo/Idh/MocA family oxidoreductase: METKGLGVAVVGSGRIGTLRASMAASHPAVQFLAVSDLDPTRAGDLAENVKADFSSGDNMDVIAHPDVNVVIVSTSEHEHFLPIKQALELGKSVLVEKPIALSLEEADKIVAMAEETGTLIRVGYAQRFKRRYLSAKEQILKGMVGDILAMSGRMCNSRAQGIEILKRSPHATPVLDVLTYWVDMACWFMEGIRPVEVLARGNGVIFKDAGFEADDTTWAIITFENGAVVNLGVFYALPSHYPALGQGVQFEIYGTEGALMMDDDHKDELLISNKGIPHAYIPDLNFKTAFLSSSTPGNWYLGDYWGPVADETRVWLDHLSKGRPCPMATVQEARQTLELTYAIEESAKTGAIIKLPQ, from the coding sequence ATGGAGACCAAAGGCCTCGGTGTAGCGGTTGTCGGCTCAGGACGAATTGGAACGCTTCGGGCCAGCATGGCGGCGTCCCATCCGGCAGTTCAATTTCTGGCGGTCTCGGACCTCGACCCCACTCGCGCAGGCGACCTTGCAGAAAACGTGAAAGCCGATTTTTCATCGGGCGACAACATGGATGTCATTGCACATCCCGATGTGAATGTGGTTATCGTTTCCACGAGCGAACACGAGCACTTCCTGCCAATCAAACAAGCGCTGGAGTTAGGTAAATCCGTTCTCGTGGAAAAACCTATCGCCCTGAGCCTGGAGGAGGCGGACAAAATTGTCGCCATGGCCGAGGAGACGGGCACTCTAATTCGGGTTGGATACGCCCAGCGCTTTAAGCGACGTTATCTTTCAGCCAAAGAGCAAATATTAAAGGGCATGGTAGGCGATATTCTAGCGATGTCGGGCCGCATGTGTAATTCGCGGGCCCAAGGGATTGAAATTCTCAAGCGCTCTCCTCATGCCACCCCCGTCCTCGATGTTTTGACCTACTGGGTAGACATGGCCTGCTGGTTCATGGAGGGCATTCGACCTGTCGAGGTTTTGGCCCGCGGGAACGGGGTTATATTTAAAGACGCTGGTTTCGAGGCAGACGATACGACTTGGGCTATCATTACATTCGAAAACGGGGCGGTGGTGAATCTGGGCGTGTTTTATGCGCTACCCTCTCATTACCCTGCCCTTGGTCAGGGTGTCCAGTTTGAAATTTATGGGACCGAGGGCGCCTTGATGATGGACGACGACCACAAAGATGAGCTTTTGATTTCGAACAAGGGGATACCGCATGCCTATATCCCCGACCTCAATTTCAAAACGGCATTTTTAAGCAGTTCAACCCCGGGCAATTGGTATCTGGGCGATTATTGGGGACCCGTTGCCGATGAAACCCGTGTTTGGCTGGACCATTTATCAAAAGGGAGGCCATGTCCCATGGCAACAGTTCAGGAGGCCAGACAGACCCTCGAATTAACATATGCGATTGAGGAATCGGCCAAAACCGGAGCCATTATAAAACTACCTCAGTAG